A part of Ketobacter sp. MCCC 1A13808 genomic DNA contains:
- a CDS encoding arylsulfotransferase family protein — protein MEVDARWKNANGSIQPPLVMFIVSLMLFSMVYGFFANRYNWFPASVINNAVFAFHQISNPDSDWTITETDKTELVTVAKADLMAPGLTKIVNVEADRSLAVKVINSGGEVLHRWKIEWQDIWPQSPDYLKEREIPKERPGTHIHGAQILANGDLVFNFEHLSLVSLDSCGNLNWKLPYRTHHSVFIDDDENIWVSAQRDHEAPIPELPLIQPGFIEPVLLKVSPQGEILLEKSVFDLLIDNRLQGALYANSIENDFPYVKGDMFHLNDVEVFTGDKKEGFFKKGDVMISLRNINTVFVFNSDWEIKYQMSYEFVRQHDPDFFDGNTITLFDNNNVDSDAKKSHSRILGKNAISGETRVLFKGNREVPFYSNIMGKHQWLTNGNLLINEWMGRAIEVTPGGELAWEYNTIVSPGKLGLTEEAERLPQQFNEEYFKNIKKECGKP, from the coding sequence ATGGAAGTAGACGCTCGATGGAAAAACGCCAACGGTTCAATACAACCCCCGCTAGTGATGTTCATTGTAAGCCTCATGCTTTTCAGTATGGTCTACGGCTTTTTTGCCAATCGGTATAATTGGTTTCCTGCATCGGTTATTAACAACGCTGTATTCGCATTTCATCAAATCAGCAATCCAGACAGTGATTGGACCATAACAGAAACGGATAAAACTGAGCTTGTTACTGTCGCTAAAGCAGATCTTATGGCACCGGGATTGACGAAAATTGTTAATGTCGAAGCGGATCGCAGTCTGGCAGTCAAAGTCATTAATTCCGGAGGTGAGGTGTTGCACCGCTGGAAAATTGAATGGCAGGATATCTGGCCTCAATCTCCCGATTATCTGAAAGAACGGGAAATACCAAAGGAGCGGCCGGGAACGCATATCCATGGCGCTCAAATCCTGGCTAATGGTGATTTGGTATTTAACTTTGAACACCTATCATTAGTTAGCCTGGATTCCTGTGGAAATCTAAATTGGAAGCTGCCTTACAGAACGCATCATTCGGTTTTTATCGATGACGATGAAAATATCTGGGTATCTGCACAACGAGATCATGAGGCTCCTATCCCGGAGTTACCGCTGATTCAACCTGGGTTTATCGAGCCTGTTCTATTAAAGGTGTCTCCCCAAGGAGAAATTCTTTTGGAAAAATCGGTATTTGATCTGTTGATCGATAACCGTCTTCAGGGCGCCTTATACGCCAATTCGATTGAAAATGACTTCCCCTATGTAAAAGGAGATATGTTTCATCTTAACGATGTGGAAGTGTTTACCGGCGACAAAAAAGAAGGCTTTTTTAAAAAAGGCGACGTGATGATTTCCCTACGTAATATAAATACGGTCTTTGTGTTCAATTCGGATTGGGAAATAAAATACCAAATGTCTTATGAGTTCGTGCGACAGCATGATCCGGATTTTTTTGACGGAAATACGATTACGTTATTTGATAACAATAATGTCGATTCCGATGCTAAAAAATCGCATAGCAGAATACTGGGTAAAAACGCAATAAGTGGCGAAACCAGAGTACTGTTTAAAGGCAACCGGGAGGTGCCCTTTTATTCCAATATAATGGGCAAACACCAGTGGCTAACAAACGGCAATCTGCTGATCAACGAATGGATGGGCCGGGCTATTGAAGTAACACCGGGCGGTGAATTGGCCTGGGAATACAATACAATCGTCAGTCCCGGAAAACTGGGTTTAACTGAGGAAGCGGAGCGCTTACCTCAGCAATTTAACGAAGAATATTTCAAAAATATAAAAAAGGAATGTGGAAAGCCCTGA